One part of the Rattus rattus isolate New Zealand chromosome 14, Rrattus_CSIRO_v1, whole genome shotgun sequence genome encodes these proteins:
- the LOC116883750 gene encoding ATP synthase subunit gamma, mitochondrial isoform X2, giving the protein MFSRASIVGLSACSLQPQWIQVRNMATLKDITRRLKSIKNIQKITKSMKMVAAAKYARAERELKPARVYGTGSFALYEKAEIKGPEDKKKHLIIGVSSDRGLCGAIHSSVAKQMKNDMAALTAAGKEVMIVGIGEKIKSILYRTHSDQFLVSFKDVGRKPPTFGDASVIALELLNSGYEFDEGSIIFNQFKSVISYKTEEKPIFSFSTVVAAENMSIYDDIDADVLQNYQEYNLANIIYYSLKESTTSEQSARMTAMDNASKNASDMIDKLTLTFNRTRQAVITKELIEIISGAAAL; this is encoded by the exons ATGTTCTCGCGGGCGAGTATTGTCGGGCTGTCGGCCTGCTCCTTGCAGCCGCAATG GATCCAAGTTCGAAACATGGCAACCCTGAAAGACA TTACCAGGAGACTGAAGTCCATCAAAAACATCCAGAAGATTACCAAGTCTATGAAGATGGTGGCAGCAGCGAAGTACGCCCGGGCCGAGCGGGAGCTGAAGCCAGCTCGAGTGTATGGGACAGGCTCCTTCG CTCTGTATGAGAAGGCTGAGATTAAGGGACCTGAGGACAAGAAGAAGCACCTCATTATTGGTGTGTCCTCGGATCGAGGCCTTTGTGGTGCTATTCATTCCTCGGTGGCTAAACAAATGAAGAATGACATGGCTGCCCTCACAGCAGCTGGGAAAGAAGTTATGATTGTTGGAATTGGTGAAAAAATCAAGAGCATACTTTATAG GACTCACTCTGATCAGTTTTTGGTGTCCTTCAAAGACGTGGGGCGGAAGCCCCCTACTTTTGGAGATGCATCGGTCATTGCCTTGGAGTTGTTAAATTCGGGATATGAATTTGATGAAGGCTCTATTATCTTTAATCAGTTCAAGTCTGTTATCTCCtacaagacagaagagaagcccatCTTCTCCTTCAGTACTGTCGTGGCTGCTG AGAACATGAGCATTTATGATGACATTGATGCTGACGTGCTGCAGAATTACCAGGAATACAACCTGGCCAACATCATCTACTACTCCCTGAAGGAGTCCACCACCAGTGAGCAGAGTGCCAGGATGACTGCCATGGACAACGCCAGCAAGAATGCCT CTGATATGATTGATAAGTTGACGCTGACTTTCAACCGCACCCGCCAGGCCGTCATCACAAAGGAGCTGATAGAGATCATCTCCGGGGCTGCTGCTCTGTAA
- the LOC116883750 gene encoding ATP synthase subunit gamma, mitochondrial isoform X1 — protein sequence MFSRASIVGLSACSLQPQWIQVRNMATLKDITRRLKSIKNIQKITKSMKMVAAAKYARAERELKPARVYGTGSFALYEKAEIKGPEDKKKHLIIGVSSDRGLCGAIHSSVAKQMKNDMAALTAAGKEVMIVGIGEKIKSILYRTHSDQFLVSFKDVGRKPPTFGDASVIALELLNSGYEFDEGSIIFNQFKSVISYKTEEKPIFSFSTVVAAENMSIYDDIDADVLQNYQEYNLANIIYYSLKESTTSEQSARMTAMDNASKNASDMIDKLTLTFNRTRQAVITKELIEIISGAAALD from the exons ATGTTCTCGCGGGCGAGTATTGTCGGGCTGTCGGCCTGCTCCTTGCAGCCGCAATG GATCCAAGTTCGAAACATGGCAACCCTGAAAGACA TTACCAGGAGACTGAAGTCCATCAAAAACATCCAGAAGATTACCAAGTCTATGAAGATGGTGGCAGCAGCGAAGTACGCCCGGGCCGAGCGGGAGCTGAAGCCAGCTCGAGTGTATGGGACAGGCTCCTTCG CTCTGTATGAGAAGGCTGAGATTAAGGGACCTGAGGACAAGAAGAAGCACCTCATTATTGGTGTGTCCTCGGATCGAGGCCTTTGTGGTGCTATTCATTCCTCGGTGGCTAAACAAATGAAGAATGACATGGCTGCCCTCACAGCAGCTGGGAAAGAAGTTATGATTGTTGGAATTGGTGAAAAAATCAAGAGCATACTTTATAG GACTCACTCTGATCAGTTTTTGGTGTCCTTCAAAGACGTGGGGCGGAAGCCCCCTACTTTTGGAGATGCATCGGTCATTGCCTTGGAGTTGTTAAATTCGGGATATGAATTTGATGAAGGCTCTATTATCTTTAATCAGTTCAAGTCTGTTATCTCCtacaagacagaagagaagcccatCTTCTCCTTCAGTACTGTCGTGGCTGCTG AGAACATGAGCATTTATGATGACATTGATGCTGACGTGCTGCAGAATTACCAGGAATACAACCTGGCCAACATCATCTACTACTCCCTGAAGGAGTCCACCACCAGTGAGCAGAGTGCCAGGATGACTGCCATGGACAACGCCAGCAAGAATGCCT CTGATATGATTGATAAGTTGACGCTGACTTTCAACCGCACCCGCCAGGCCGTCATCACAAAGGAGCTGATAGAGATCATCTCCGGGGCTGCTGCTCT
- the Kin gene encoding DNA/RNA-binding protein KIN17, with amino-acid sequence MGKSDFLSPKAIANRIKSKGLQKLRWYCQMCQKQCRDENGFKCHCMSESHQRQLLLASENPQQFMDYFSEEFRNDFLELLRRRFGTKRVHNNIVYNEYISHREHIHMNATQWETLTDFTKWLGREGLCKVDETPKGWYIQYIDRDPETIRRQLELEKKKKQDLDDEEKTAKFIEEQVRRGLEGKEQETPVFTELSRENDEEKVTFNLNKGAGSSAGATTSKSSSLGPSALKMLGSTASVRRKESSQSSAQPAKKKKKSALDEIMEIEEEKKRTARTDSWLQPGIIVKIITKKLGEKYHKKKGVVKEVIDRYTAVVKMTDSGDRLKLDQTHLETVIPAPGKRVLVLNGGYRGNEGTLESINEKTFSATIVIETGPLKGRRLEGIQYEDISKLA; translated from the exons ATGGGCAAGTCAGATTTTCTGAGCCCCAAGGCCATCGCGAATAGAATTAAGTCTAAAGGGCTCCAGAAGCTTCGCTGGTACTGCCAGATGTGCCAAAAACAATGCCGCGACGAG AATGGCTTCAAGTGTCACTGTATGTCCGAGTCTCATCAAAGACAGCTGTTGCTGGCTTCAGAAAATCCTCAGCAGTTTATGGATTATTTTTCAGA GGAATTCCGAAATGACTTTCTGGAACTTCTGAGGAGACGCTTTG GCACTAAGAGAGTCCACAACAACATTGTCTACAATGAATACATCAGCCACCGAGAGCACATCCACATGAACGCCACTCAGTGGGAGACGCTGACTGACTTTACCAAGTGGCTGGGCAGAGAGG gcctGTGTAAAGTGGATGAGACACCGAAAGGCTGGTACATTCAGTACATAGACAGAGACCCAGAAACTATACGTCGGCaactggaactagaaaaaaagaagaagcaagatCTTGACGATGAAGAAAAAACTGCCAAATTCATTGAGGAGCAGGTGAGACGAGGCCTAGAAGGGAAAGAGCAGGAGACGCCTGTCTTTACAGAGTTAAGTCGagaaaatgatgaagaaaagGTCACGTTCAATCTGAATAAAGGAGCGGGTAGCTCAGCGGGAGCAACAACGTCCAAGTCAAGCTCGCTGGGACCGAGCGCACTGAAGATGCTGGGGAGCACAGCATCCGTGAGGCGGAAAGAGTCTTCACAGAGCTCAGCTCAGCCtgcgaagaagaagaagaagtctgCCCTGGATGAGATCATGGAGattgaggaggaaaagaaaaggaccgCACGGACAGACTCCTGGTTACAGCCTGGGATCATTGTGAAAATTATAACGAAGAAGCTTGGGGAGAAATACCACAAGAAGAAAGGGGTTGTTAAGGAAGTGATTGACAGATACACAGCTGTGGTAAAGATGACGGACTCTGGAGACAGGCTGAAACTGGACCAGACTCATTTAGAGACAGTCATTCCAGCCCCGGGGAAAAGAGTTCTAGTTTTAAACGGAGGCTACAGAGGAAATGAAGGCACCCTTGAGTCCATCAATGAGAAGACTTTTTCAGCCACGATAGTCATTGAAACGGGACCTTTGAAAGGGCGCAGACTTGAAGGTATTCAGTATGAAGACATATCTAAACTTGCTTGA